The sequence ATTTGTTCTTTTCATGGGCTGATGCGAATCTGAATCCCCCTTGACCCCTCGAGACGGCTCACAAGGCCCGTCCTGCCCTCGCGATCCCGGAGGGTGTCTACCCCTCCCACTCCTCCTCATCCTCGTCCCCCGGGGCGAGCTCAAATTCCACGGGATCGAGTCCCACGACCTCCAGTTCGATACCGCAGTCCGGGCAGGTCACGATTTCGCCTTTTTCAATTTCCTCGGGGACCTCAATCTCGGCGTCGCATTCAGGGCATGAACCGTACACGAGTTGCTCCTCCTCGATCGCGGGTGGAGTGCAAGGGGCTGCATTTCCTAAAGTATCGTGCCAGAACCCGCGAACCTCTATGAATTCATTGAAAGGCTGTCAACTCTTAATGGAATTTTTTTCCTGTGTCAAGCGCAAATTGGGGGGCGGTGCAAGGGGCATTCCGCATGAGTGACGGCCCCTAAAAGAAGGGCTGTTATTCTCAACGTTTCGGCGCAGATGATGCGCTTCTGTTCGGCATTGGACGGGTCATGAGCGGGCGAGAGGGAGCATTGAAGGTCACGGTGGGTGCTATTGCCCGGTTGGATCTGCACCTCGAGCCCCTGGAAAGTAATCTCCCTCGATTCGTTTGTAACATCTGAAATTTCAAATTTGAGATCAGCCCTCCGCTACCAGCGGATGCTAAGAGTTGCCCGGCTGAGGGAACCCGGGGCCCTCGCATTGACTTTTTCCACCTTTGGATTAAAATCGGCGTTACTCTGAAGGGAGATGGTCCTTTTCATGCGCCGGTTGAGTTGCCCTGATGTGTTTATTTTTAACTTTTCGCCTGCGGCATGGGAGGTGGGCTAGGTTGGTTCGTGTAATGGTGAAGTCAGGCCCGCCAGTCCAGCCCAAACAGGATTGGCGGGCTTTTTTAGTTTGAGCGGGAAATCTATGAGATTATCACCCTGAAATGGGATCGAAGTTGATGGCTTGTGATCCATGCGGGAGTGTTGGTTTCAGATTTCCAGGTATGTCATGAAAATACGTGTCGCATTTCAGGGGGAACGCGGGGCATTCAGTGAGCAGGCGGCCCGCCAGTTGATGGGCACCCGGATTGAAGTCATTCCCTGCGAGACCTTTGAGAAGACCTTTGCCTGTGTGGGGCGCGGCCGGGCAGACCTCTGCATCGTGCCGGTCGAAAACACGCTGGCAGGATCGATCACTCGGAATCTGGATCTGTCGTTGAAGCATCGATTCAATATCGTCGGTGAAACGAACCTTCGAATTGAACATCACCTGGTGGCCCTCAGAGGGACGACCTGGAGGGAAATCAACCGAATCATTTCTCACCCGGTGGCCCTGGAACAGTGCCAAAAATTTCTTCGGCGGCATCCTCACATCAAGAGCGAGGTGGCGTATGACACGGCGGGAAGCGTGAAAATGATTGTGGAGCACGGGTGGCACGACACCGCGGCCATCGCCGGCGCCTGGGCGGCGCAATGGTTTCGTTGCGGGATTCTCCAGAAGAACATTGAGGATCATCATGAGAACTACACCCGCTTCTGGCTCCTCGAAAAGGGGGCCGCGAAACGCCGCTCCGGCGGAGGTTCGCCGTGGTCAGGCCGGAAGGGGAATAAGTCGTCGATCGTTTTCTCCACCAAGAACGTTCCGGGCGCCCTCTTCAAGTGTCTCAGCGTGTTCGCGCTGCGTGACATTGACCTGACCAAGATTGAATCACGTCCCGTCATCGGACGCCCTTTTGAGTACTTCTTCTATGTCGATTTTCTGGGAAACGTCGCTGAGGAGCGGTGCCAGAACGCGTTGCGTCATCTGGGTGAAGTGACAGATTTTCTGCGGGTGCTGGGGTGCTATCCGCGCGGGTGAGGGGGGAAGAGGTTATAGGGGATAGGTGATAGGGCTTAGGGAAGAGAAGTCGGAGGTCGGAAGGGAAGTTGCCAGTTCTCAGTTGTCAGTTGCCGGAGGGAATGGACGGAGGCTGGAGGTCGGAAGTCAGATACCTAATATGACCATTAGAATAGACGTTGGGGATTACTTTGATGGGCTCTGTGAACTGACAACTGAGAACTGGCAACTGCTTCTCTGACCTCTGACTTCCGATGTCTGACTTCTCTTCCCTGGCACCCGACACCCGGCACCCGACACCTTTCTCTCGGAAGGAGCGTAATCCAAAATGATCATCAGCATGAAGGCGGGGGCGAGCAAGGAACAGATCAACCATGTGATCGAAAGGATCGAGAGTTACGGCTACAAGGCCCACCCCATCTACGGCGACGAGCGCGTGGTCATTGGCGCCATTGGCGATGGCCGCATGAGGGACCATATCCAGTCCCTGGAATCGGCTCCCGGGGTAGACTCGGTGATGCCCATCCTCAAGCCCTTCAAACTGGTGGGCCGCGAATTGAAGAAAGAGAGGACCTGCGTGCGCGTGAGTGAAGATGTGGGCATCGACAGCTCCCATTTTGTCGTCATGGCCGGCCCCTGCTCGGTGGAGTCCCGCGAACAGCTCATGACCACCGCTCATGCCGTGAAGGCGGCCGGTGCAAAAATCTTGCGGGGCGGCGCCTTTAAGCCCCGGACTTCTCCCTATGATTTTCAAGGGTTGGAGGAAGAGGGACTGAAGTTTTTGGCCGAAGCGCGGGACGCGACCGGCCTCAAGGTAGTCACCGAGGTCCTTTCCGATGCGAACGTTTCCCTGGTGGCCGAATATGCCGACATCCTGCAGGTCGGGGCGCGCAATATGCAGAATTTTGCATTGCTCAAGAAGCTCGGGAAATGCGATAAACCGGTGCTTCTCAAACGCGGCATGAGCTCGACCATCAAGGAATTCCTGCTTTCCGCGGAATACATCGTGTCTCAAGGAAATCCCAATGTAATCCTCTGTGAGCGGGGCATCCGCACCTTCGAGTCCTACACGCGCAACACCCTGGATCTTTCGGCCGTGCCCCTGCTGAATGAACTCTCGCACCTTCCCGTGGTCATCGACCCCTCCCACGCGACGGGCAAGCGCTCTCTGGTGATCCCAATGGCGAAGGCGTCGGTGGCAGCAGGCGCCGACGGGCTGCTCATTGAAGTCCACCCGAACCCGGAGGAGGCATTTTCCGATGGCCCGCAGTCCTTGTTGCCGGAAGAATTTGGTGAGCTCATGAGGGTCGTGCGACAATACGTGGCGCTGGAAGATCGCAAGATGTAACGGCGCTGCCGGGGCTGAAAGGGATCTCGACTCCACCACCCGTCACGAATACCCCGTCCCTATGCACCTCGAAAAATACTTCTTTGCCCTCACCATCTTTGCCGCCCTCGTTCTGACCTTCTTTCTTCTCCAGCCGTTTGGCACCTACCTGGTCCTCGCTGGAATCCTGACCTACTACCTGGGCCCGCTCAAGCGCATCCTGCAGCGGTACATCCGCAGCGAAGCGCTCTGTGCCGCAGTCCTCGTGGTGCTCGTCATCCTGCTGGTGGTGGCGCCGTCGATCTACGTGACAACGCACCTGGTCACCCAGGTCAGCAGCGCCTACAACGACTTCAAGGATGCCGGCATCCCGGAGCGGTTGGGTCGGTTTGTTCAACAGAAGACAGGAAGGGAAATTGAGTTTCACAAGATATTTTTGAACCTGCTTGAAAGCGCGAGGAACTTCCTCCTGGGCGCGGCGCCGAATTTTCTGGGGTCTCTCACTTCGCTGGTCGTGGGCCTGTTCATCATGTTTTTTGTCATCTACTATGCCCTGCAGGAGTCCGGTGATCTGGGCCGCCGACTGACGCGGTTGATCCCGCTCGAAGCGGGGCTCAAGGATAAGATGCTTGAGGAGATTCGAGGGGTTCTGGAGGGTGTCTTATATGGGCAGGTGATTACGGCGGTCGTGGTGGGCGCCCTGGAGGGAGTCGGCTTCTTGATCTTCGGGGTCGGCAACGCCATTTTCTGGGCCGTCTTGATGATGATTCTGTCATTCATTCCGGTCTTGGGTACCCCCCTCATCTGGGTTCCGGCGGGGATCTACTTGATCGTCGAAGGACACCTTTGGCGCGGTCTCGGCCTGCTGATTTACTCGACGGTGGTCGTTGTTTACGTGGACAACTTTTTGAAGCCCCGGCTGATCAGCGATAAATCCAGGATCCACCCCATCATCATCTTGATCGGTGTGCTGGGAGGGCTGGAACTTTTTGGATTCATCGGACTCGTCATCGGCCCCCTCGTGCTGGCCCTGTTGATTCGTTTGTTGGTCTTTTACGAAGAAGTTTATCTTCCCAAACAGGCCGGCGCGAAAGGTGATTTGTGAGCACCCCCGATTCCTTTCTTGAATTAATGAGCGGAAAGTTTTAGTATTCAGTTGCTTTCTCCCCCCATTTACATCTCGCATTGCGGTTTTGTGGGTTCTTGAGCAGGAAAAACTCACCCCCCTTAAATCCAACCGGAATGGAACTCGGAAGAGATCACAAGGCCAGCCTTTCTTGTTCAGAATTCTAGGTCGGGTCTTTTTCTCCAGGCGAATCCGATTCAGCTGAAATGATTTCTGAAGGGGATCCTCTCACGTGTTCGAGTCCGATTTGGATTTCAAGACAGAAGAGGAGAAAGAAAATGAAGAGGCCCGGATTTTCCAACGCATTGCTTTGCCCGTCCCGCCATCGTCTGATTTCGGCACTCTTGCTCTTAGTCGTCGTCTTTGCCGCCCTTCGTGCTGTCTTACCCTCCATGGTTCTAGCGGTGTCAAATACCATTGTCCTCAGCCAGGTTTATGGTGGAGGGGGAAACTCGGGCGCGACACTGAAGAATGATTTTATTGAACTGTTCAATCGCGGCAGCGCCTCCGTGGATGTGACTGGTTGGTCCATTCAATACACCTCCGCCGCGGGGACCACTTGGCAGAAGACCGATCTGTCCGGCACCATTGGTCCGGGCCAGTATTATCTCGTGCAGGAAGCGCAGGGCTCGGGCGGAACCATCAATCTGCCCCCTCCGGATG comes from Terriglobia bacterium and encodes:
- the aroF gene encoding 3-deoxy-7-phosphoheptulonate synthase gives rise to the protein MIISMKAGASKEQINHVIERIESYGYKAHPIYGDERVVIGAIGDGRMRDHIQSLESAPGVDSVMPILKPFKLVGRELKKERTCVRVSEDVGIDSSHFVVMAGPCSVESREQLMTTAHAVKAAGAKILRGGAFKPRTSPYDFQGLEEEGLKFLAEARDATGLKVVTEVLSDANVSLVAEYADILQVGARNMQNFALLKKLGKCDKPVLLKRGMSSTIKEFLLSAEYIVSQGNPNVILCERGIRTFESYTRNTLDLSAVPLLNELSHLPVVIDPSHATGKRSLVIPMAKASVAAGADGLLIEVHPNPEEAFSDGPQSLLPEEFGELMRVVRQYVALEDRKM
- the lysW gene encoding lysine biosynthesis protein LysW, which codes for MYGSCPECDAEIEVPEEIEKGEIVTCPDCGIELEVVGLDPVEFELAPGDEDEEEWEG
- a CDS encoding AI-2E family transporter, whose translation is MHLEKYFFALTIFAALVLTFFLLQPFGTYLVLAGILTYYLGPLKRILQRYIRSEALCAAVLVVLVILLVVAPSIYVTTHLVTQVSSAYNDFKDAGIPERLGRFVQQKTGREIEFHKIFLNLLESARNFLLGAAPNFLGSLTSLVVGLFIMFFVIYYALQESGDLGRRLTRLIPLEAGLKDKMLEEIRGVLEGVLYGQVITAVVVGALEGVGFLIFGVGNAIFWAVLMMILSFIPVLGTPLIWVPAGIYLIVEGHLWRGLGLLIYSTVVVVYVDNFLKPRLISDKSRIHPIIILIGVLGGLELFGFIGLVIGPLVLALLIRLLVFYEEVYLPKQAGAKGDL
- the pheA gene encoding prephenate dehydratase, with the translated sequence MKIRVAFQGERGAFSEQAARQLMGTRIEVIPCETFEKTFACVGRGRADLCIVPVENTLAGSITRNLDLSLKHRFNIVGETNLRIEHHLVALRGTTWREINRIISHPVALEQCQKFLRRHPHIKSEVAYDTAGSVKMIVEHGWHDTAAIAGAWAAQWFRCGILQKNIEDHHENYTRFWLLEKGAAKRRSGGGSPWSGRKGNKSSIVFSTKNVPGALFKCLSVFALRDIDLTKIESRPVIGRPFEYFFYVDFLGNVAEERCQNALRHLGEVTDFLRVLGCYPRG